From Myxocyprinus asiaticus isolate MX2 ecotype Aquarium Trade chromosome 10, UBuf_Myxa_2, whole genome shotgun sequence, the proteins below share one genomic window:
- the LOC127447222 gene encoding major facilitator superfamily domain-containing protein 6-B-like isoform X2, with protein sequence MEVLQGLTHASVWAACISYLSAAVPPALRTSAQGILQGLHLGLGRGCGAMLGGVFVNFFGAAETFRGLGMASLVTLFIFSLIQCLFGQNEDKKGTMLAENIPVPSSPVPIATIDLVQNQTESQTNPESMTPPRKTKLQEEQEDTNKPAWVVSASPWVTIAFALYQIRDMVAMTKNNNCIENEPPQETCEQTSVTPPADLSTSSQPNSSCPTEFPSPFQPAASLFVLQNTDLVSPVKESPPSTEKEEPAENTTPLPGHSKQLPPKSKPESTMN encoded by the exons ATGGAGGTGCTTCAAG GTTTGACCCATGCTTCAGTGTGGGCGGCATGCATCTCGTATTTGAGCGCAGCCGTCCCGCCAGCCCTGCGCACCTCGGCACAGGGGATCCTGCAGGGTTTACATCTGGGGTTAGGGAGAGGCTGTGGAGCAATGCTTGGAGGAGTTTTTGTCAACTTTTTTG GTGCTGCAGAAACTTTCAGAGGCCTTGGAATGGCCTCTCTGGTCACATTATTCATCTTTTCTCTAATTCAGTGCTTGTTTGGTCAAAATGAGGATAAAA AGGGCACAATGCTGGCTGAGAACATCCCAGTACCGTCCAGCCCAGTGCCTATTGCCACCATTGACTTAGTGCAGAACCAGACTGAGTCTCAGACAAATCCTGAATCCATGACGCCTCCAAGGAAGACCAAGCTCCAGGAAGAGCAGGAGGACACCAATAAGCCTGcctgggtggtgtctgcttcaccCTGGGTTACCATTGCTTTTGCCCTCTATCAGATCAGAGACATGGTCGCTATGACGAAAAACAACAACTGCATTGAAAATGAACCCCCGCAG GAGACATGTGAGCAAACCTCAGTAACGCCACCTGCTGATTTATCTACATCATCACAACCCAATTCATCATGTCCAACAGAATTTCCCTCCCCATTCCAACCTGCTGCCAGTTTATTTGTTCTTCAAAACACAGATCTTGTCAGCCCTGTGAAAGAGTCGCCTCCATCCACAGAGAAGGAGGAACCAGCAGAGAACACAACCCCATTGCCAGGACACTCGAAACAACTTCCCCCAAAATCAAAACCAGAATCAACAATGAACTGA